The genomic region taaccctaaaacacaacgCAATGAAGTCAGTGGAGTCAGAAATataaacttaattcaaagggaaacaagattatttttccaCTGACCTGCTGCactgaaaaataaatgattcaCAAATCATTCTCACAAATATCACTTCTGGAATATATTTCTGGAGAAATATAATCCATAATTTTAAGGAAATGTAGCTAAGTTTAACTTGGTTTGCATAATCAAATGTACTGGAGAGCAGACACAACATCAAAGGTTGAGTTAATAAAGCACATTCTgttcacaaacacaaataacCTGAAAGgtgaaaatatatagttttgaCCCTCTGACATTACGGATGATCGTGCGTCGATGATGGTGAGTTAAAATTGCAGAAGCTGTTTTGCAGTAAATGATCTTTGAGAGGAAGTTTACAAAGTTATCATAGTGCAACAAACTCTGAGTTTGAAGAAGATCAAAGACATTTTGATTTGTTATTTTGATGCCAGAGCCCATTCAGacaatgtaaatatttattaaactttttgTTTCTGCTAAAGTTGTGCAGGAATAAACACAGAACTTTCTAAAACCAGTCATGTTTTCTACGACATTAGGAACTGTGAGATCAGTTCAGTTTTCTGTAGATCTACTGGGAAATCATGTGTGTAAATGACAGGAAACTAATTATCGTGAGACTTATTTtcataaacaaaaacaagagaaatgttcaatgaaagaaaaaagtttaaCTTGTTTACAttgtgatagatagatagatagatagatagatagatagatagatagatagatagatagatagatagatagatagatagatagatagatagatagatagatagatagatagatagatagatagatagatagatagatagatagatagatagatagatagatagatagatagatagttacaGTTcatatttcccctttggaaagtgtcctgactgtaatccagagatatcttaaccatgcactacagCTTAAATTTCCACATGGTTTGTCCCATTATCCAAATTTAacactttcttcctaattctcccagctctttcaaccagacagcaatatttaaaatgcattaaaagtcagaataacaagatgatacataaaagatataaaatacattaaaaatgaaataaaaacaggaaaagaatttaaagaataaaaagataatacgtataaaataaagtgcaaacagttcagacatagcacagtgctcaatcagcaaatgcataggtaaaaagatgtgttttgagtctggatttgaatgtggctactgttggagcacacctgatctcttctggaagctggttccagctggtgtaacagctaaaagcagactctccctgctttgagtgaacccttggtatttttaaatgagttgatcctgatgatctgagtgatctgttaggtttatattctatgagcatatctgcaatgtattggggtcctaggccattgagtgatttataaacaagcaacagtactttaaaatcaattctaaatgcaactggaagccagtgcaaggacctgaggactggtgtgatgtgttcatgttttctggttctgctcagaatcctggcagcagcgttctgtacgagctgcagctgtcttatggtctttttgggaagaccagtgaggagcccattacaataatccacccggctggtgatgaaaacatgaacaagtttctctaagtcttgactggagacaaagcatctaattcttgcaatttttttgagatgataatatgctgatttagttattgtctttacatggctactgaaactcaggtctgactccaaaatcacaccaagattcctgacttgatttttagttgtttgacccctagagtgaaggtacatgttcactttgagaacttcatctttgtttccaaacgcaatgacttcagttttgtctttgtttaactgaaggaagtttaggcacatgcatttttaatttcatcaatgcactggcacagggagtcaatggggctgtagtcgttaggtgatagggctaggtaaatctgggcagcatatataggttgaacaggaggggtgcaagtattgaaccttgagggactccgcatgtcatggatgtccactcagacttatggtcaccgatactcacataataacctctcccttctaagtatgacctgaaccatttaaggaccatccaagaaagcccaacccagttttccagcctgtcaagaagtatgttgtgatcgacagtgtcaaacgcagcactgagatcgagtagaaccagcactgataatttacctgaatctgtgtttaggcgaatatcatttattatctttatgagtgctgtctctgtgctgtggtgtggtcggaaaccagattgaaagttgtcaaagtatccattcaagcttaagaaaTTGTTCAGCAGgatgaaaacaactttttcaatgatcttgcctatgaaaggaagatttgagattggcctgtagttgctcaatatggtgttatccagattgctctttttttcaggaggggcttaacaactgcagttttcagggattttggaaaagtcccagagagaaaTGAGGCgtttaccacttctaggagatctgcttctaaacagttaaacaagcttttgaaaaaagatgtgggaagtgtgtcaatagatagatagatagatagatagatagatagatagatagatagatagatagatagatagatagatagatagatagatagatagagtacaataaaaaaggaaaacagtatatttaataataatacataatgcattatcctttatatttatacataacACAACTATATTGTTTGAGGTCATgtataaaatgaagaaaaaatggTTTAGAGCCagtctatttaatgcattttatcttttttattttattttgttattatcaTATAAACAAAGAAAGTAGCCATTAAAACAGTCagaatagaaagaaaaaaaaagaaaaagatcaaAAGACTTgcatattttaattgtttttaaaggCTTCTTGTTACATGATATGAGTTAGAGAAAGTCCCAAAGTCAGCAAAACATTATGTCttgaacatttacatttataggatatgtaaaattttgttaacaaaataagattatttacattttcccaaagtaaaacaaaaatcttttgtcaaaaaatatctcaaaaataaataaacagggGAAATCTTTCCACacgcattttattttatttatgtattttattgaaatattaacaaaaatattgcaaatttacaaaacaaaatggcaTACAATTTACATTCAAAAGCATTAATGTTAAAAGGGGCTTAGACTAAatatagaaaatataaatataaaaaaagcaacaaaaaaaaaaaaaaaaaaacaacacttcaATTTGAATCCatctatattaataaataaagattaaatacTGGggatacaataaaaacattataacaaattatatttttccaataaatctaaatctagcttttttattttttgtttttgacaatAAGTATTGTCTCAAATAATTCTTAAATACTGTAAATGGgggatgatttaaaaaaaaatctacatttGTGAATAAAGTTTTTAGCTAACAAAAGTAAGGTATTaatcaaaaaaacttttttaccaTCTTCTTCATAGTTTCCATATTTAATATCTATAAAGGACAGGTTCATATCAATAATTGCACTTTTTAGACACtagaatattttcaaaaaaaaaaaaaaatcctctgtATTATCTGGAGAAGAATTACAAAATTTACATAATATCATTTCAAAGTTAAATCTAAGAAACTCTCCAGAAGGATAAATATATAAGATTTTAAAGTGAGTTtcttttattttggggtgaactggaTATTTTAAATAGGAGGTTCTAATATGTTTAAGCATTTGTTTGTCAATATTTCTTGCAGACCTGTAAGGGAAcatgatattgttgaatatttccacatgcattttttttttttttttttattatggttGCGAACATTAGCTACAAAGATGACATTAATGATATACAATGTTGTATATAGTATACAACATGTATCAACATTATGTCATATGAACatacagaacaaaaaaaatataacaataattgcaaacagaaaaagataaagaagaaagaaaaatttgcagaagaaaagaaaaaagattagTTTACATTTCAGTTAGAGTATACAAATTAAAATCATTACAAATTGAGGTTGTTCTTCTCGCTTTCTTATTTACAGAGGATGAAATAGTGTTACGgtacattttaaattctttcaaaaaaacaagaaaaattggTTTGTTGTTAgtgaatttacttttttttttttttctttttttacaatttcagaGAAGATATAAAACAATCAAATTCCACTAAAAATACCTTCAATATTGGGGATGGATTTAAGCATTTTTGTTATAAAATTTTGCCAGCAATATGAGTAAGTTAAAGTATTCAAGAGCTTTGTTAACATTGTTTtcatagaaaaaaataacagtTCAAGTAGCAGATGACGTCTGAACCAGTCTCGGCGGAAGTGACGTTTGTTCCTCCAATCAGAGCGCGTAGCGCATGATTTCGAACATCAACGTCTACAGGACGGGGAAATACGCCAGAGAAGCTTCTCTCATAAAACACTGAATTTACGCGCTATCCGTCCTAAAGTACCCGTTTATTCATCTTTTATGATCGCGGCAACAGCACGGTCAGACGCGCCGTGTTTATGTCAATATCAGAGTAAAATGGAGGTAAAGTTGAACCCTTGATCGCCTGAGAGACTTTAACATTAGCCATGGCTCGCGAGCGGGTGGTGCAGAAGAAGTCCTTCCAGCAGAGTCTGGACGACATCAAGGAGAAAATGAAGGAAAAGAGGAACAAACGCCTCGCCAGCGCTTCAGCTGCCAGCCGCGGCCTGAAGAACAGGAACACAGGTTCGAGTCTGGCTCTGTGTTCGTCATGTTCGTGCTGTTTGATGTGTTTTTATGTCTATATAGACTTGTGTTGtgttttcttaaagggatagtgcacCCAAACAATATGAATTCTGTCACTGATTTTCCTACCTGTAGAAGTTCCCACCACACATAAAACGTCGGCAAAATAGTCTCAATCGTTTGTGCCGGTAAAGGtttcagttgtgctgctttcgattttaaaatattaggctttgaattataggcgatgacgtcactcagccccccacatgctttaaaatattaaaagaattGGCAATTCATTCTCAGGTCAAtcagccccccacatgctccaaattcccCACAAACAGTCGCAATCGTTTGTGCCGATAAAAGTTGATTATATTGGACGAGTcataaacctctcggatttcatcaaaaatatcttaatttgtgttctgaagattgaacaaaggtcttacgggtgtggaacgacatgagggtgagtaattaatgacacatttttttggtgaactgaccctttaagaaagtaaatcatttataataagcaTGGCAATGttccataaaataaaaaaaaaaaagaatcaattTTGATTTGATGGTGACTTTTAACGTACCATAAACCAGTTTAATTTGGTCTGATCCATGCCTTTATCTTGTCCTCCACAGCGACTGTGAAGCCGTTTGTGCTGAAGAGCGTCCAGGTGAATAACAAAGCTCTGGCCGTGGCCCTGCAGATGGAGCGGGAGAAGGTACGGCAAGCGCAGGGAGTCATCCTgcagctgaagaaagaaaggcaaGCGCTCGTCTTCCACCTGCTGATGCTGAAGCGGACGCTTCGAGATCGAGGGCCTGTTGAAAGCGCTCAGGTGAGGGCTGTATTGAGCTGATATTTGCGTTTTAATGGATGGAAACATGGAGTTTTTGTATAGCCATGTGGAATAATGCCCCGTTAAAGTATTGCACTGTGGggtaatttcttttttctttctggtTTTTGTAGGTTTGTCCTCCTGTTGAGACGAGTCCAGCTCGGCCCGTCAGTCCTCGGTGAGAAAGAACAAGCTTTTAATAGAAAAATGGTCTCTTCtgttcaccaagactgcattaatttgatcatttgaatatataacagtgtaaaacagctgatttctatgtgaatatatagtaaaatgtaatttatatcctgtgatcaaacctgaattttcagcatcattacattattactccagtcttcagtgtcacatgatccttcaatatgctgctaaaaaaacaccccccccccccccgattaatcgcaattaatcatttgcaaaataagtctgtttacgtaatatatatatatatgtgtgttctgtgtataataattatgtatatataaatacacacacattcatgtatatatttaagaaaaattttatatttatatataaaatatttgtttatatgtaatataaaatatatataattatatatatttataatacatgcatatatttctaaactttatacctctatgtgtgtgtatttatatatacataattattatacacagaacacacacatatatatatattatgtaaacagacttttattttgcaaacgaccCTAGTGCCTTCACTTAAGTGCTGAacagagctggtgcaaacatatccacatcgctatgatcagatgctttctttctACTGTCtctgctgtcatttttgttgtttatttagttACTGAGAGGAAAACGTGCAGTACATACTATATTCTATCGAACGCCTCTCTCAGGAGCGCGGATGGCATCGGGATATTAAGTCGGCTCTCAAATTCAATGCGTTTCCCGAGTTTTGGATTTTTACATGGCCTGTTTTGCAAACAACGGACTCTTGTCGACCTCCTTAATTGTTTCTTTATAGTTGCAGCCAAAATGAGTTCACACTTTCTTACACCCCTACCTTTaagtgctgtgatgaacaacaaaAAATGAGTGGCTGTGAGCATTTTAAATACTGCTTTGTTAACggggtttccggggtaaccgctgcatttctgctgttccatcagcgccctttACAAGCACTTTAATTCAGCGCGCCTCTTTCACTCGTTCTGCCTTGTGCTTCTCATGAACGTTGGGTTTGTTTACATAGTGCGTGTGCCTCTTTGACGCCGCATACAACGGTTTTGTGGATTTTATAGGTAAAGTATTCTGGCATATGTCTATTGGTGATCATATTGTTTCTGTTATTGTTCGCAGGCCAGTTTGTGTGGTTGAGACGGACGTGCCGGAGCCGACTGCAGGTACTGCGAAGTGTGTCGTCGTCACCAAATCATACATGTTTCTGTGTGTTTGGGGTTTTATACTGTGCCGTTTATGTTTGCAGAAGCTGTTTTGGGATGCCGTGTTGACAGACAGGTTTCGTTGCCGCCCACGGTAGGAACGAGGCGAAAGAGACGCTCTGAGACCGTGAGGAGGCGGAGCTCACGTTTCGACTCCGCCTCTTTTGGAAAAAGTGAAGTATTGGATGGTAAAAGAGAGGAGACTGTTGATGCCAGACAGGAGGTGGCGCTAAACACTCCACTGGAGGAGGTGCGGAATGAGGAGGAACAAAAGGAAAGGCCGAACTGTGAGTTTGAGCTGGAGATTTCTGAGCTCCCGGCCGTTCGCCACTCAACGCCTGAGCCTCCTCAGCGGCCCGCCCGACAGAGCAAGAAGAAACCAACACAAGCCGCGGCCCGAGGCCGCAGACCAGACCGAGCCCCGCTGAAGAAGCCGTGGGAGAACCCCAAACCCCGAGCTCGCTCCAAGAGTCGGGACCGTTCTCAGAGTCGCGCACGAGCGCCGCTCCCGCCTGCCGACCGCCTGAACTCCTCGCTGGGAGGCAACGACACCTTCGACTTCGACTGTGAAGAGGCCGTCCATCTGACGCCGTTCCGAGCAGGAAACAAAGCTGCGGAGAAACCGTCACCAGATGCTGCGGCGGATAAAGAGGACGAGGCCATGGAGACCGACCGCAGCGTCTCCGAAGACGGTCAGGATGAAGACGACTCTCCTTACGTACCGAAGAGGAAGTCCAGAAGAGCTTGTAGTCCGCCGGCCAGACGCGCTCGCTCCAAAAGACGGTCCGTTCATCCATCCCAAGGGCAGCGCACGGGTACGGTACAGTGCTTTGAGTTATATATCAAACTAacgtttcagtttcattgttttaatcatttaatgTTTCACAGAGAGAAACAGGACTGAAGTGGAAGAAACTGACCTGCACCTCGTCCCGCAGTCACCGGTTTGTGTTCCTCCTGAGAATCCCAGCCAATCAGAGCCAAGTCAAGGtaccccccccacacacacatacacttttttttttttttttttacttaaaaaaaagatCAATCTCTGAAGTGATCAACATggtgtaaatgtaaaacaagtgacatatttgttaaatatcTTTGCAGAAAATATGCATGAAATATGAAGGCAAATATTGTACAaacttttcttaaatatccTTTACACTcagaaataatttaaaataaaaagagcCAATTAATAGCATTTAGGGCTGTGCAATTAATCGCAATCACGATTTGGGCACATGCAATTTCTAAATCGCATAAGActgcaattttatttattaatttatttatattttaattcagaatTGGATTCAGGAGAGAGGATGTGTCAGAGAACAAGGTAATTTGCAAGGTCTGTGAGATTATTGCAACGAAACGGGGCAATACAACAAACCTGTTCCAGCACTCAAAACGGCGCCATAAAAACTGTATGATCAGTGCATGTCGACAAAGTCCATCGAAACGAACAAAAGCACTGAACAAGTATCCGCCGTTCAAGCATTTGCAAGCATCACATATGAGAAAGGATCAAAACAGCAAAAAAGCTATTACTGACGCGATCACTTAACATATATGCAAAGACATggtattttttaatattcattaaaaaaatcgcAATATGATTATTTTGTCCATATTGCACAGCCCTAATCGCAGTAAATAACACTATTAACAGCAAATGCTTTGACAAAACAGAAAATGGCAGCACCTTTCAGCCTGTCATCATCATGCAAACATGAAACATCAAACACGCAGGATTCGATCTTTACAGGATTTTGCATTCCATTGCACTATTTTTCCTATTGTTTTCATGATTGGTGGAAAGTTTTGCCTCTTTCAATGCAGTAACGTAGGACTGGATGTAATTTTCCCATGACGGTtattttaatcctgttaatactttccCATAGATGCAAACTCCTCACCTTACAGTGAATACTCACCTTTTGAGATCAGAATAGCTCACCTGTGGGATTTGCATAGATCTAATGAGAAAGTGTTTTTATATGGGTGGGTACTTAAAagggtaaataaagaaaaaataaaatcattgcaTAACAATAAATTCCAGTTAATCGGAAAAATCGCCCAGATGAATAATTCTTTATAGCTATTGCTTTCCTGGGTTATTAATAGAGCTGTGGAATATAGTCGTTTTTAGGATTCATCATCAAATCGCACCGGTTGTGatgtaattatataaatgtatagtcTGAGGCGCTGCATGTTTCGACTCTGTGTTCATCTTCACTTTCGATTCGCAGTAAATGCTGCTTTGCAAGTGCGGTGTGTTTGTCAGTTATAATTTGCATTTAGAAACACAACGTGTGGCAACCAAATTCATAATGAGAATCGTTTATAAAGCTGTTGTTGTCAACAGAGGAGTGATGAAATCTCCCTGCGGTTTCCTGCCAATAGTTAGTTTGAGAGCAAAGAAATTGAGGCCATAATAAATGTTAGTGTTTGAATTTTactgtgaaataaaataataatgatgattattattgttgccgttaataataataattctgtattataacaatgtaatgtattattgctttttttattttaccataCATTaatttaccatttttttataataaaaaatattttttttttatcttttgctaaatctgattaaaaaaaacacttaatttaatttgtttgttgtttatttgcatctttgttctcatttttaataacaaaaataaaacaacaaaactatatttaatataattgttattaataaaaaatgagaGGAAAAGTTGGAATCGAATCGTTACTCTCTGAATCATATTCGAACTGAATCATGAGGCAAGTGAAGATTCAcacctgtaaaataaaatataaatattagttgagaaacgtttaaaattatgctaacactttacaatgttTCATAACTACTTTAGTAAACGtgaactaaaattaataaatactgtagaagtatttttcattcttaATGTTCACTTCAAAATGTACtaatacattactaaaatcaaagtTTGTTATTGTTCGTTAACGCACTGAACtaactgtttttattaataaattctataacaaatatattgctcatggttggcaattattaactggaaataaataaaaactaaaaataaattaaacctaaatagcaatatgacaaaagcacataatgaaatcactaaaataacacaaaaactcTGTTTCCCTGCAGCGCCTCCTGCTATTTCTCTGGAGTCTCCCATCCCGGTTATTCCTGATGGAGAGGCGGAGCTTATGATGATTGACTGCCCAATATTTAAATTCCCAAAGTGTCCCAGCAGCTCATCCGATCAGGAAAATCAAAAGCCTTCGGTGATGGACAGAGGCAGAAGAAAAGGTAAAATCCTTAATATTGGATCTCTTGATCTGGGCTCGTTTCTCTGGAGTTTCTGTCGGTCTCGTGTGTTTCTCGCCACATGTTTGATCTTTTCTCTCACCAACGTCACGTTTCTCGGTGTAGACGGAAGACTGATGTGTGGCACACGTGTTTCTGCAGGCGGGCTGGTTGTTCGCTCGTTTCTGGGCGTGGCTTTGAGTGACGTGAGCAATCTCTCCCCCGCAGCCTATCAGAAGCCGGCGTCCGCTCCGAACACGCCCCCGAGCTCCAGCCGCAGGCGCCGCTGCACCAGCTCCGTCAACTACAAGGAGCCATCCATCAGCTCGTACGTCCCTCGCCTCACTCCCGCTCTGCTCTCTCTGAAGCTTCAGCCGTTTCTAACCAGCCCTTTGTGTTTCAGGAAGCTGCGGCGTGGGGATAAATTCACAGACACGCGGTTCCTGCGTTCGCCCATCTTCAAGCAGAAGCCCACGTCCCGCCGGAGCTCGCTCAAGAAGATGGAGATCTACAACGAGTCTTTCGTGGGCTGTCGTTGAAGAACTGATTGGACTTTGTGAAATGATTTCTGCATTAATTTTTAATGAAGACTTTTGACTGTctgtttaattaatgtttaaaaagcgTTTAATTCTCATGATTTTAATTGTGAATATTAATAAAGTTTGTCCCTTTTAATTGTCCTGAAGTGTTcggttttattttacaaataaataaacaaattgaaaagcatttttgaagAACATTTTTAACTTCTTTAAAAATTTAGAAGGTTttcagatttaatttaatttctataaACCGAAagtcatgtttattttgaaaaattcagCATTAATAAATCAGGTCATgagaacactttacagtaagttAATCccattaattaatgcattaactaacatataTAAACTGTTTGTTGTTAATTCATGACATATACAGCTtatttaacccttgtgcggtcttttggaagtttttttttttttttaacaagtgtaattttactctgtttattaatgtttttactccacatatgtgcagtttttggaggatttatcatgtttttttaatttatatgaattaaaacatattttttaaaataggtttttattcaaaaacagctttttatgtaaaagccccacatttctaactttcattcatggggataacatggataatttgacatggtttagtgtgagatttttgcccatcttttggaaaatacagttttaaaagcaaaaaaaaaaaatatcactatttgctgtttgactgactgaaagacattttttcacaaatattcttcagttggattcatatctaaatactatgaaatcacaattatgacgaAAGTtactttgtcaaagtttagtattttttgtaatgaaaaaaaaaaaacagtttttcaatattgttaaattatgatgagaaaattttgacaaaaagtaatgtttattgtcataattgtgatttcataatattatgtAGATACAAATCCTACATATCAAacagtggagctctgcagcatcgactggataaagtgatcattttttacttttaaaactgcattttccaaaagatgggtaaaaatctcacactaaaccatgtcaaattgtccatgtgatccccatgaatgaaagtcagaaatgtgggtcttttataaagggaattttacataaaaagctggttttgtataaaaagaaatttttttttttattatttattt from Chanodichthys erythropterus isolate Z2021 chromosome 15, ASM2448905v1, whole genome shotgun sequence harbors:
- the sgo1 gene encoding shugoshin 1 isoform X2 → MARERVVQKKSFQQSLDDIKEKMKEKRNKRLASASAASRGLKNRNTATVKPFVLKSVQVNNKALAVALQMEREKVRQAQGVILQLKKERQALVFHLLMLKRTLRDRGPVESAQVCPPVETSPARPVSPRPVCVVETDVPEPTAEAVLGCRVDRQVSLPPTVGTRRKRRSETVRRRSSRFDSASFGKSEVLDGKREETVDARQEVALNTPLEEVRNEEEQKERPNCEFELEISELPAVRHSTPEPPQRPARQSKKKPTQAAARGRRPDRAPLKKPWENPKPRARSKSRDRSQSRARAPLPPADRLNSSLGGNDTFDFDCEEAVHLTPFRAGNKAAEKPSPDAAADKEDEAMETDRSVSEDGQDEDDSPYVPKRKSRRACSPPARRARSKRRSVHPSQGQRTERNRTEVEETDLHLVPQSPVCVPPENPSQSEPSQAPPAISLESPIPVIPDGEAELMMIDCPIFKFPKCPSSSSDQENQKPSVMDRGRRKGGLVVRSFLGVALSDVSNLSPAAYQKPASAPNTPPSSSRRRRCTSSVNYKEPSISSKLRRGDKFTDTRFLRSPIFKQKPTSRRSSLKKMEIYNESFVGCR
- the sgo1 gene encoding shugoshin 1 isoform X1, with product MARERVVQKKSFQQSLDDIKEKMKEKRNKRLASASAASRGLKNRNTATVKPFVLKSVQVNNKALAVALQMEREKVRQAQGVILQLKKERQALVFHLLMLKRTLRDRGPVESAQVCPPVETSPARPVSPRPVCVVETDVPEPTAEAVLGCRVDRQVSLPPTVGTRRKRRSETVRRRSSRFDSASFGKSEVLDGKREETVDARQEVALNTPLEEVRNEEEQKERPNCEFELEISELPAVRHSTPEPPQRPARQSKKKPTQAAARGRRPDRAPLKKPWENPKPRARSKSRDRSQSRARAPLPPADRLNSSLGGNDTFDFDCEEAVHLTPFRAGNKAAEKPSPDAAADKEDEAMETDRSVSEDGQDEDDSPYVPKRKSRRACSPPARRARSKRRSVHPSQGQRTERNRTEVEETDLHLVPQSPVCVPPENPSQSEPSQAPPAISLESPIPVIPDGEAELMMIDCPIFKFPKCPSSSSDQENQKPSVMDRGRRKDGRLMCGTRVSAGGLVVRSFLGVALSDVSNLSPAAYQKPASAPNTPPSSSRRRRCTSSVNYKEPSISSKLRRGDKFTDTRFLRSPIFKQKPTSRRSSLKKMEIYNESFVGCR